One region of Anthonomus grandis grandis chromosome 22, icAntGran1.3, whole genome shotgun sequence genomic DNA includes:
- the LOC126748298 gene encoding protein no-on-transient A-like isoform X3, whose protein sequence is MSENQNQQGDGDSMQVKQENSDQNAGNHQNNRRGGRGGSRFSSGPGRGGFHNRGGPDGDKNDRNDFKGGDGERGRGRGRGRGGFRGGRDGPRGGGGGEEGMDGDTSFRPRGHVDKIAEKIMGFQGPTFELPPMDMTEKKFNGRNRLYVGNIGSDVTEEDLVEHFKVFGETSEVFLNKDKNFGFIKLDYHANAEKAKRELDGTVLKGRNLKIRFAPTSATIKVKNLCPYVSNELLFYAFSPFGEIEKAHVSVDERGKPTGEGYIHFARKFSATLAIKKCSEGCYFLTTSLQPVIVEPYEIVDDIDGFADKSINKKHPDFMREREQPPRMAHTNSFEFEYGQRWKVLYELHQQKEEALKKELALEKEKLVAQMEYAKYEHETEMLRNQLRAREMDKERQKREWEMKERMAEEERQRQEETMRTRQEEMEARMLASQEDMRRRQQENNLFMQAHNLDSLLEQQEQVFDQPNFGGQGSYASGGADGEQKQFMSSYERHNRFEGRDNQSRGGSHGGNRGHWVSDRRGGGNDDFQNKRRRF, encoded by the exons AGAGGAGGTCCAGATGGTGACAAAAATGACAGAAACGATTTCAAAGGAGGAGATGGCGAACGTGGCAGAGGTAGAGGTCGCGGACGTGGTGGATTTAGAGGAGGTCGTGACGGACCTCGTGGAGGAGGCGGAGGTGAAGAAGGTATGGATGGAGACACAAGCTTTAGGCCTAGAGGACATGTTGACAAAATTGCTGAGAAAATCATGGGATTCCAAGGACCAACCTTTGAATTACCTCCTATGGACATGACTGAAAAGAAATTTAATGGTAGAAATAGATTGTATGTTGGTAACATTGGATCTGATGTCACTGAGGAGGACTTGGTTGaacattttaaagtatttggaGAAACGTCTGAAGTTTTCCTCAATAAAGACAAGAACTTTGGGTTCATTAAGTTGGACTACCATGCCAATGCTGAAAAAGCAAAAAGAGAACTTGATGGAACTGTTTTGAAAGGCagaaatctaaaaattagaTTTGCTCCTACAAGTGCAACTATTAAAGTTAAGAACTTGTGCCCTTATGTATCTAATGAACTGCTATTCTATGCATTCAGTCCATTTGGTGAAATTGAGAAAGCTCATGTAAGTGTTGATGAGAGGGGCAAGCCAACTGGTGAAGGCTATATCCACTTTGCTAGGAAATTTTCTGCCACTTTGGCAATCAAAAAGTGTTCTGAAGGCTGCTACTTTTTGACAACATCTCTACAGCCTGTTATTGTGGAACCTTATGAAATTGTCGACGATATAGACGGATTTGCCGACAAGAGCATTAACAAGAAGCACCCTGACTTTATGAGGGAGAGAGAACAACCTCCAAGAATGGCTCATACAAACAgctttgaatttgaatatgGTCAAAGATGGAAAGTCTTGTATGAACTCCACCAGCAGAAGGAAGAAGCTTTGAAGAAGGAACTAGCtcttgaaaaagaaaaattggttGCTCAGATGGAATATGCCAAATATGAACATGAAACCGAGATGCTCAGGAACCAACTAAGGGCAAGAGAAATGGACAAGGAACGCCAGAAGAGGGAATGGGAAATGAAGGAACGAATGGCGGAAGAAGAACGTCAAAGGCAAGAAGAGACTATGCGCACACGTCAGGAAGAAATGGAAGCAAGAATGCTGGCTTCTCAAGAAGATATGAGGAGGAGACAACAGGAAAACAATCTCTTCATGCAGGCACATAATCTTGATTCACTTTTGGAACAGCAAGAACAAGTATTTGATCaacctaactttggaggtcagGGTTCTTATG catCTGGAGGAGCTGATGGG GAGCAGAAACAGTTCATGAGCTCTTATGAGCGTCACAACCGTTTTGAAGGACGTGATAACCAGTCAAGAGGCGGATCTCATGGTGGCAACAGAGGCCACTGGGTCAGCGATAGACGCGGAGGCGGAAACGACGATTTTCAGAATAAACGTCGCAGATTCTAA